GCCCATCAGGATGATGTTGATCTGGCCGAAGTCGAAGGTGTCCCGCCACGGCCCCAGCAGCAGGATCGCCGCGGTGCCGGCCAGGGCCACGGCCCGGAACCGCCAGTCCGCGGCAGCGTCCCGCCAGCGGCCCAGCCCGAAGTAATGCCGGGTCAGCCAGGCGGACACGACGGCGGCCCCGAGCAGCGCCGTGGCAATAAAGACGATGCCGCCGGCGCCCTGGCCCAGCGTCGCCATGGCGGCGAAGATCAGCGCGGCGAACGGCGGGTAGGTGAACGGCAGCCCGACCCGGGGCGCGTACAGCTCGTTCACGCCGGTCTCACCGGCCTGCAGAACGCGGTTCCCGCCGTAGAAGTAGACCTCGAAGTCGTTCAGCAGCGGGATGTAGGCCGAGTACAGCACCACCAGGGCGGCGACGACGGCGGCAGCGCCGGCCGCCGTCGCGATCCAGCCGCGGGTGGTGGAGGCGGCCGGCTTGGAAAGGGTGGTCACCGGAGGCTAGCTGCCCGGCTCAAGGCGCGCGAAGGCCTGCTCGAGGTCCGCGATCAGGTCCTCGACGTCCTCGATGCCGCAGGAGAGCCGGATCAGGTTCACCGGAACCGCCAGCTCGGTGCCCTTGACCGAGGCGTGGGTCATCTCCGACGGGTAGTTCATCAGGGATTCGATGCCGCCCAGGGATTCCGCCAGGGTGAACACGGAGGTGGACTCGGCCACCTTGCGTGCCGCCGCCTCGCCGCCCTTGAACTGCACGGAGACCATGCCGCCGAACTTCTTCATCTGCTTCCTGGCCAGCTCGTGGCCCGGGTGCGAGGGCAGGCCCGGGTACAGCACGGCCTCCACCTCGGGGCGCTCCAGCAGCCATTCGGCCACAGCTTGGGCGTTGTCGCTGTGCCGGTCCATGCGCACGCCGAGGGTTTTGAGCCCGCGCGTGGTGAGGAAGGCATCCATCGGCCCGGACACTGCGCCCACGGCGAACTGCACGAAGCCGATCTTCTCGGCGAGCTCCGGGTCGTTGACGATGATGGCGCCGCCGACGACGTCGGAGTGTCCGCCGATGTACTTGGTGGTGGAGTGCACCACCACGTCGGCGCCGAGCGCTAGCGGGTTCTGCAGGTACGGGGAGGCGAAGGTGTTGTCCACCACGAGGAGGGCGCCGGCGTCGTGCGCCACCTCGGCGAGGGCCGCGATGTCGGTGATCTTCATCATCGGGTTCGACGGCGTCTCCACCCAGACCAATCGCGTCTTGCCGCCGGCCGCGCCGCCGTTCGACCCTCCAGCGGCCACCGCCTTCGCGACGGCGCCAAGATCGGACATGTCCACCGGGGTGTTGCCGATCCCCCACTCGCCCAGGACGCGGCTGATCAGCCGGTAGGTGCCGCCGTAGGCGTCGTTGCCGAGCACAATGTGGTCCCCGGGCCGGGTGAGGGCGCGGATCATCGAGTCCTCGGCGGCCAGTCCCGAACCGAAGGAGAACGCGGCGGAACCGCCCTCCAGCGCGGCGAGCTGTTCCTGCAGGGCGTCGCGGGTGGGGTTGGTGCCGCGGCCGTATTCATAGCCTGCCCGGAGGCCGCCGATGCCGTCCTGCGCGTAGGTGGAGGAGAAGTGCACCGGGGGCACCACGGCGCCGGTGCGCGGCTCGAAGGCCTGGCCGGCGTGCACGGCGCGGGTGTTGAAGCCGGCGGTTGCCGCGGAAGAGCTTTCTGGCTGGGACATGGGACTCCTTGGGCTGGTCAGTTGCTGAGGTAGGCGAGGAGGTCGTGGCGGGTCAGGATCCCCACCGGAGCGCCGACGAACGTCACCATCAGGGTGTCGGTGTCGGAGAGGAGTTCGCGGGCGGTGGAGATCGATTCGAGCGAACCGATCACCGGCAGCCGGGCCTCCATGTGTTCGGAGATCTTGTCCGTGAGCTGGGCCTCGCCGCGGAAGAGCTTGGCGGTCAGGGTGCGCTCGTCGACGGCGCCGAGGACTTCGCCCATCACCACGGGCGGCTCCTGGGAGAGTACCGGGATGTGCGAGACGCCGTACTCGTTCATGATGTTGATGACGTCGCGGACGCTTTCGTTGGGGTGGATGTGCACCAGGTCGGGCAGTTCGCCGGTCTTGGCCTTGAGCACCTCCCCCACCGAGGCTTCGTCGCCGCTGGCCAGGAAGCCGTAGGAGCGCATCCACTGGTCGTTGAAGATCTTGGCCAGGTAGCCGCGGCCGGAGTCGGGCAGGATCACCACAACGACGGCGTCTGCGGGCAGGTCCTTGGCGGCCTGAAGGGCTGCGACGACGGCCATCCCCGAGGATCCGCCCACGAGCAGACCCTCCTCGCGGGCCAGCCGGCGGGTCATGGCGAAGGAGTCGGCGTCACTGACGGCGATGACGGCGTCGGGAACGGCCTTGTCGTAGTTGGCCGGCCACATGTCCTCGCCGACGCCCTCGACGAAGTACGGCCGGCCGGTGCCGCCGGAGTAGACCGAGCCGGCGGGGTCGGCCCCGATGATCTTGACCACGCCGCCGTCGGACTCGGGCCGGTCCGCCGAGACTTCCTTGAGGTAGCGGCCGGTACCGGTGATGGTGCCGCCGGTGCCGGCACCGATCACGCAGTGCGTGACCAGGCCGTCCGTGTCCTTCCAGATCTCCGGGCCGGTGGACTCGTAGTGGCTCGCCGGCGCGGCCGGGTTGGAGAACTGGTCCGGCTTGTAGGCGCCGGGGATCTCGGTGACCAGGCGGTCCGAGACGCCGTAGTAGCTTTGCGGGCTGTCCGGGGCGACGGCGGTGGGCGTCACCACGACCTCGGCACCGTAGGCCTGGAGCACGGCACGCTTGTCCTCGCCGACCTTGTCCGGGACCACGAAGATGCAGCGGTAGCCCTTTTGCTGCGCCACCAGGGCGAGCCCCACCCCGGTGTTGCCGGAGGTGGGCTCCACGATGGTCCCGCCGGGCTGGAGCTTGCCGCTGCGTTCCGCCTCTTCAATCATCTTGGCCGCGATGCGGTCCTTGATGGAACCGCCGGGGTTCAGGTATTCGAGCTTCACCAGGACCGTGGCGGCGATGCCGTCGGTGACGTGGTTGAGTTTGACGAGCGGCGTGTTGCCGATGAGGTCCAGGACGGACTGGGCGTACTTCATAGGTACAAAGTTACCGTCTGCTGCTGGCAGAGGCGGACTCAGCAGGTCGCGTGGCCGCCGCAGCCCCGCGGGTGCGACGATGGGGCGGTGAAGCGAAGGACCTGGTTGAAGACGCTGCGGAGCTACCTCGTCCCCGGCGGCATGCTGCTGGCCGGGGCCGCCACGCTCGGCACCGGGCTGTTGCCCTGGCCGGACTTCGAGGAGCTCACCGGCCGCACGGTGCCGGTGCTGGGGTTCGTGGTGGCCATGTCCCTGGTAACGGAACTGGTGGACGACGCCGGGCTGTTCCGGGCGGTGACCGACCGCCTGGCTGCCCTGGGACGGGGCCGTGTGCTGCTGCTCTGGCTCCTGGTGATTGCGCTGGCTTGCGTGTCCACCGTGTTCCTTTCGCTGGATACGACGGCGGTGCTGGTAACGCCCGTCGTCGTGCTGCTGGCCGTCCACGCGCGCATCCCGCCGCTGCCCTTCGCCCTGACCACCATCTGGCTAGCGAACACGGCGTCGCTGCTGCTGCCCGTGTCCAACCTGACCAACCTGCTGGCCCAGTCCCGGCTGGGCCTCAGTCCGGCCGCCTTCGCCTCGCTGGTCTGGGCCCCCGCGCTGGTCGGAATCCTGCTCCCCCTGGCGCTGCTCTGGCTGGCCTTCCGCAAGGAGCTCCGGGGCGGCTACGCGCCGCAGCCCGTCCACCGCGTGCGGGACAAGGTGCTGCTCTACGCCTCGGCCGGCGTGATGCTGATCCTGCTGCCGGCCCTGGTGTCCGGAGTCCCGGTGTACCTGCCGGCCGCTGCCGCCGCCGCGGTCCTGCTGGCGATGTTCCTGTGGCGGCGCCGGTCCAGCCTGCGCTGGTCGATGGTCCCTTGGCGGCCGCTGATGCTCACCATCGGGCTGTTCATGGTGGTGGAGGCGCTGCACGCCAACGGCCTGGCCAGGGTGCTGTCCGGCGTCGCAGGTTCCGGGAACAGCCTGCCCGCACTGCTCCAGCTGGCGGGGCTCGGGGTGGGCGCCGCGAATGCGGTCAACAACCTGCCGGCCTACCTCGCGCTGGAGCCGGTGGGCGGCTCGCCGGTGCGGCTCGCGGCGCTGCTTATCGGCGTGAACCTGGGTCCGCTGGTCACCCCGTGGGCGTCTCTCGCGACCCTGCTCTGGCACGAACGACTGCGGGCGCTCAACGTCGAAATCCGCTGGGGTGGCTTCGCGCTTGCCGGCCTCGCCGCCGTCGTCCTCACCGTTCCCGCGGCGGTCTTGGCGCTGTGGCTCGCAAGCGGGATGCACTAAGGCGCGGCGTCAGGCTCCTAGATCGTTGCCCGCCGCCTCCCCGGCCGTTTCCGGCGCCGGGGCAGCGTTCTGCCAGAGCCCCACAACGTTGCCCTCGGTGTCCTTGAAGTACGCGTTCCAGCCGGACCCGGGGACCTCCATCTTGCCGCGGTGGACCGAGCCGCCCAGGGCCACGATCTGCTCCAAGGCGGCGTCGATGTCGTCGACGTCGACCGTCACCACGGGGGCGGTAAGGTCGCCGCGGCGGAACAAGCCGCCGTTGATGGACCCTGAGACCGCCGGGCGGCCTTCCTCGTTCATCGGCGTGGTCATCGCCAGACTGTATTCCATCTCCGGCATGACCTGGAAACCCCACCCGAACACCGAACTGTAGAACTCCCGGGCGCGGTTTTCGTCGTCCGCGGGAAGCTCGAAGTGCACCACTCCACCAGCCATCACATTCTCCTGACCATCATGGGATCCGCTCCCGGGCGGACGCGGGAACCCGCGTCCAGCCGGATTCTATGCCCCGCACGGCACCGCGGTTAAGGGCCGTTGGACCCGCTGCCCCCTGCCGCTGAGTTCCCCCGGCGGCGTCCCTGCGAAGCCCGGATGCCTCCGCCGCCGGCCTCTCGTGGGAACATATTCGGATGACCACCGCAGAGCTCCCGGCCCGCGCAGCCGCCGCGGACGCCTCGCTCCGGTGGCACCCGGGCGGCCCCTACGATCTCCTGCAGACCCTCGGCACGCTCCGACGGGGCCACGGTGACCCCTCCATCCGGGTTGCCCCGGACGGCTTCTGGATGGCATTCACGACGGCGTCCGGCCCGGCCACGCTGCACCTGGCCACCGCCGGCCCGGCGGCCGCGCCCTGGGTCGAGGCACGCGCCTGGGGACCCGGTGCGGCCGAAGCGGTCAGGGGCGTCCCGCGGCTGCTGGGCCGCGACGACGACTGGACGGCCTTCGACGAACCGGGCTTTCACGCCACGCTCCCCCGGATGGTCGTCGAAGCCAGGCGCCGCAACCGGACCCTCCGGCTGCCGTCCACCGGCCGGATGATTGACGCGCTGGTGCCCACGGTCCTCGAACAGAAGGTCACCGTGATCGAGGCGCGCCGCGGCTACCGCTACCTGATGTACCGCTTCGGGACCGCGGCCCCCGGCGCCGGCACCCTCGCCCCGGCCAACCTTCTCGTGCAGCCCACACCGGAGCAGTGGCTGCGCATTCCGTCCTGGGAATGGCACAAGGCCGGAGTGGGCCCGCAGCGCTCGGACACCGTCATGCGGGCGCTCCGCTCCGCCGCCGCGCTGGAACGCCTGGCCGCACTGCCTGCAGCCGAGGCCGCCGCGAAAATGCAGACCCTTTCCGGGATCGGGGTGTGGACGGCGGCCGAGGTGGTGCAGCGCACGCACGGCTGCCCGGACTCGATCGCGGTGGGCGACTACCATCTGGCCGCCTATGTGGGCGCCGCCCTGACCGGCCGGAGGACGGACGACGCCGGCATGCTGCGGCTGCTCGCCCCCTGGGCCGGCCATCGGCAGCGGGTGGTCCGCCTGATCGGCCTGAGCGGATTCCGGAAGCCGGTCTTCGGCCCGCGGATGACCATCCAGGACCACCGGAATCACTGACCGGCGCCGCTGAGGCCGGTTGGGCCGCACTTCGGGGGCACTTTGGCGCGGACACGCCGCCAAGCGGGCCGCCGCCGTCGTACATCGCGCCCAAAGTGCCCCCGGACGGTACCACCGGCCGCGAAACAGCGCTACCGCCGGCCATCGCCGGCCAAGGCCTACAAATGCAGCCGGGCCACCGCTTCCTGGCGCATGTCCACCTTGCGGATTTTGCCCGAGACGGTCATCGGGAAGCTCTCCCGGACGTCCACGTAGCGCGGGATCTTGTAGTGCGCCAGCTTCCCGCGGCAGAACTCCGCCAGCGCGTCGGCGTCGAGCGGGCCGGCGCCGGGTTTGAGGATGACGCAGGCCATCAGTTCCTCGCCGTAGGTGGCGTCCGGGACGCCGATCACCTGCACGTCCTGGATGTCCGGGTGGGTGTAGAGGAACTCCTCGATTTCGCGCGGGTAGACGTTTTCGCCGCCGCGGATCACCATGTCCTTGATCCGCCCCTCGATCACCAGATAGCCGTCCTCGTCCATCCGGGCGAGGTCGCCGGTGTGCATCCAGCCCTCGGCGTCGATCGCCTCCGCGGTCTTGTCCGGCTGGTTCCAGTAGCCCTTCATCACGGAGTATCCGCGGGTGCACAGCTCGCCGATCTCGCCGCGCTGCAAAACGTCCCCGGTCATCGGGTCCACGATCCGGCTCTCCAGCTGCGGCATGGTCCGGCCCACGGTCTGCGTGCGCTGCGCCAGAGTGTCCCCGTCGCGGGTCATGGTGGAGACCGGCGAGGTTTCCGTCATGCCGTAGCAGATGGCGACGTCGCGCATGTTCATCTCGGCGATCACCCGGTTCATCACTTCGATGGGGCACAGGGAGCCGGCCATGACTCCGGTGCGCAGCGTGGCGAGGTCGTAGGAGGCGAAGTCCGGCAGGGCAAGTTCGGCGATGAACATGGTCGGCACGCCGTAGAGCGACGTCCCGCCGAAGTCCTGCACGGCCTCCAGCGCCGCGGCCGGCGAGAACCCGCGTCCCGGAATGATGGTCGCGGCGCCGTGGCTGAGGGCGGCCAGGTTTCCGATCACCATGCCGAAGCAGTGGTAGAACGGCACTGGGATCACCACGCGGTCGTGCTCGGTGTAGCCCAGCAGCTCCCCGATGGAGTAGCCGTTGTTGAGGATATTGTGGTGGGTCAGGGTGGCGCCCTTGGGGAAGCCGGTGGTCCCGGAGGTGTACTGCAGGTTGATCGCGTCGTGCGGGTCCAGTTCGGCCATCCGCGCCTTCAGCCCGGAATGCGCGACGTCGTCGGCCCGCCGCAGCAGTTCGGCATACGTCTGCTCCGCCGCGCCTTCCGGAACCCCGGCGGCGAGGCCGGGCTGGCCGGCGTCCGGCAGGAACACGAGTTCCCGCAATTCGGGACATTCGGCCAACGCCCGCCGCGCCATGCCGGTGTAGTCGCTGTTCTTGTCCGAGGGCGCCGCCACCAGCATCCGCATGCCGTTCTGCCTGACAACGAACTCGAGTTCGTGGCTGCGGTAGGCCGGATTGACGTTGACCAGGATGGCCCCGACCTTCGCCGTAGCGTACTGCAGGATGGTCCACTCGGCGCAGTTAGGGCTCCAGATCCCCACCCTGTCGCCCTTGTCGACGCCGACGGCGAGCAACGCCCGGGCCAGCCGGTCGACGTCGTCGTTCATCTTGGTGTAGCTCCACCGCCGGGCTTCCCCGCCCGGAACTGCCGCCGCCTCGATCAAGGCATCGTGGTAGGGGAACCGGGCGACGATCCGCTCGAAATTGTCGCCGATAGTCTCATTGAGCAACGGGACGTCAGTGTCCCCGGCTGTGTAGGCAAGCATGATGCGACGCTACCAACAGGCCGGCGGCATGAGAAGGGTAAAGCGTGGAAGTCCTAGGAAATCTTGTGCACATGCTGCGGTGCGCGGGTGGCCGCCGGGTAGGGTGAAACCATGAGCGCACCTATTGACCTGCAGGCCACTTTCATCCCCAACGACGGCGAATTCTTCCGTGTGAAACTTGCCCTCGAGATCGCGATCGACGAGGTGGTCAACGAACCCGGCTGCCTCCGGTACGAGCTGACCGAGGCGAGCGAGGACAAGCTGGTGCTGACCGAGCAGTGGGCCTCGCAGGAGGACCTGGACAGGCACGCCAAAGGCACCGCACTCCAGGACCTGAACGAGTCCCTGAGCGCGTTGCTGGCCGAGCCCGTGAAGCTGGAGAAGCTCTAGGGCCACGGGGCCACGGCGCACAACACAAACGCGGGGTCACATCACGCCCATAATCCCGTCAAGGATGGGCGCGAAGTGACCCCGCGTTGCTTTAAGTTTCTGTTGCCGGCCTAGGCGTCCGGGATCTGGGTGCCGTCCTGCGGGGCGGCGGCCTCGGCCTGCGAGCGCGCCACGTGCGCGTGGACTTCCTCCATGTCCAGGGCCTTGACGGCGTCGACCACCTGCTCCAGCTGCTGGGCGTTCAGCGCGCCGGGCTGGGAGAAGACCAGCACCTTTTCGCGGAAGGCCATCAGCGTGGGGATCGAGGTGATGCCGGCCTCGGCGGCAAGCTGCTGCTCCGCCTCGGTGTCCACCTTGGAGAAGACGACGTCCGGGTGCTTCTCGGAGACGGCGGAGTAGGTGGGGCCAAACTGCTTGCACGGGCCGCACCATTCGGCCCAGAAGTCTACAAGGACAATGTCGTTGTCCTCGACGGTCGCTGCGAACTGTTCACCTGTAATGTCTACGGTTGCCATGGCCTCAACGGTACGCGAGCAGCCCGCGAATGTCCCCCGCGTTTCGCTGATGGCACATCCCGGGCAGGCCAGGCTGAGGGGATCAGGCCGGCAGATCAGGCCCAGACGTGCGGGGCCGGACGGCGGGCGCCGGGCAGCGCATTTGTTTCGCGCCAGTCATGGATCCACTCCGGCAGTTCCAGGTCCGCCGGGGGCGCCCCGAATTCGCCGATGATCTCGTCCTGGCTGACCGGCTTGCCCTTGCTGACCAGACGGGTGGCAATGTGGGCGCGGGCGTAGATTTCGCCGTCGGCCACCATCCGCTGTTCAAAGTAGATGGCCTTCTCGTCCAGCCCGATGACCTTGGTCTCGATCGTGTACTGCTGCCATAGCTGCAGGGAGCGGCGGAACGCGATGGTCTCCCCCGCCACCACCGGGGTCCAGCCGCGCCTGCGAATGGCCTTCCACGTCCCGCTGCGTGCCATCAGGTCAAACCGGCCCAGGTCCATCAGGGAGAAATACA
The nucleotide sequence above comes from Arthrobacter sp. KBS0702. Encoded proteins:
- a CDS encoding AMP-binding protein; translation: MLAYTAGDTDVPLLNETIGDNFERIVARFPYHDALIEAAAVPGGEARRWSYTKMNDDVDRLARALLAVGVDKGDRVGIWSPNCAEWTILQYATAKVGAILVNVNPAYRSHELEFVVRQNGMRMLVAAPSDKNSDYTGMARRALAECPELRELVFLPDAGQPGLAAGVPEGAAEQTYAELLRRADDVAHSGLKARMAELDPHDAINLQYTSGTTGFPKGATLTHHNILNNGYSIGELLGYTEHDRVVIPVPFYHCFGMVIGNLAALSHGAATIIPGRGFSPAAALEAVQDFGGTSLYGVPTMFIAELALPDFASYDLATLRTGVMAGSLCPIEVMNRVIAEMNMRDVAICYGMTETSPVSTMTRDGDTLAQRTQTVGRTMPQLESRIVDPMTGDVLQRGEIGELCTRGYSVMKGYWNQPDKTAEAIDAEGWMHTGDLARMDEDGYLVIEGRIKDMVIRGGENVYPREIEEFLYTHPDIQDVQVIGVPDATYGEELMACVILKPGAGPLDADALAEFCRGKLAHYKIPRYVDVRESFPMTVSGKIRKVDMRQEAVARLHL
- a CDS encoding DNA-3-methyladenine glycosylase codes for the protein MTTAELPARAAAADASLRWHPGGPYDLLQTLGTLRRGHGDPSIRVAPDGFWMAFTTASGPATLHLATAGPAAAPWVEARAWGPGAAEAVRGVPRLLGRDDDWTAFDEPGFHATLPRMVVEARRRNRTLRLPSTGRMIDALVPTVLEQKVTVIEARRGYRYLMYRFGTAAPGAGTLAPANLLVQPTPEQWLRIPSWEWHKAGVGPQRSDTVMRALRSAAALERLAALPAAEAAAKMQTLSGIGVWTAAEVVQRTHGCPDSIAVGDYHLAAYVGAALTGRRTDDAGMLRLLAPWAGHRQRVVRLIGLSGFRKPVFGPRMTIQDHRNH
- a CDS encoding cystathionine gamma-synthase; translated protein: MSQPESSSAATAGFNTRAVHAGQAFEPRTGAVVPPVHFSSTYAQDGIGGLRAGYEYGRGTNPTRDALQEQLAALEGGSAAFSFGSGLAAEDSMIRALTRPGDHIVLGNDAYGGTYRLISRVLGEWGIGNTPVDMSDLGAVAKAVAAGGSNGGAAGGKTRLVWVETPSNPMMKITDIAALAEVAHDAGALLVVDNTFASPYLQNPLALGADVVVHSTTKYIGGHSDVVGGAIIVNDPELAEKIGFVQFAVGAVSGPMDAFLTTRGLKTLGVRMDRHSDNAQAVAEWLLERPEVEAVLYPGLPSHPGHELARKQMKKFGGMVSVQFKGGEAAARKVAESTSVFTLAESLGGIESLMNYPSEMTHASVKGTELAVPVNLIRLSCGIEDVEDLIADLEQAFARLEPGS
- a CDS encoding cystathionine beta-synthase, which encodes MKYAQSVLDLIGNTPLVKLNHVTDGIAATVLVKLEYLNPGGSIKDRIAAKMIEEAERSGKLQPGGTIVEPTSGNTGVGLALVAQQKGYRCIFVVPDKVGEDKRAVLQAYGAEVVVTPTAVAPDSPQSYYGVSDRLVTEIPGAYKPDQFSNPAAPASHYESTGPEIWKDTDGLVTHCVIGAGTGGTITGTGRYLKEVSADRPESDGGVVKIIGADPAGSVYSGGTGRPYFVEGVGEDMWPANYDKAVPDAVIAVSDADSFAMTRRLAREEGLLVGGSSGMAVVAALQAAKDLPADAVVVVILPDSGRGYLAKIFNDQWMRSYGFLASGDEASVGEVLKAKTGELPDLVHIHPNESVRDVINIMNEYGVSHIPVLSQEPPVVMGEVLGAVDERTLTAKLFRGEAQLTDKISEHMEARLPVIGSLESISTARELLSDTDTLMVTFVGAPVGILTRHDLLAYLSN
- a CDS encoding co-chaperone YbbN yields the protein MATVDITGEQFAATVEDNDIVLVDFWAEWCGPCKQFGPTYSAVSEKHPDVVFSKVDTEAEQQLAAEAGITSIPTLMAFREKVLVFSQPGALNAQQLEQVVDAVKALDMEEVHAHVARSQAEAAAPQDGTQIPDA
- a CDS encoding SLC13 family permease, which gives rise to MLLAGAATLGTGLLPWPDFEELTGRTVPVLGFVVAMSLVTELVDDAGLFRAVTDRLAALGRGRVLLLWLLVIALACVSTVFLSLDTTAVLVTPVVVLLAVHARIPPLPFALTTIWLANTASLLLPVSNLTNLLAQSRLGLSPAAFASLVWAPALVGILLPLALLWLAFRKELRGGYAPQPVHRVRDKVLLYASAGVMLILLPALVSGVPVYLPAAAAAAVLLAMFLWRRRSSLRWSMVPWRPLMLTIGLFMVVEALHANGLARVLSGVAGSGNSLPALLQLAGLGVGAANAVNNLPAYLALEPVGGSPVRLAALLIGVNLGPLVTPWASLATLLWHERLRALNVEIRWGGFALAGLAAVVLTVPAAVLALWLASGMH
- a CDS encoding thioesterase family protein encodes the protein MHLLLRTLLLLITSARRPPLGIWDASSLPLRVLPTDIDIALHVNNGMYFSLMDLGRFDLMARSGTWKAIRRRGWTPVVAGETIAFRRSLQLWQQYTIETKVIGLDEKAIYFEQRMVADGEIYARAHIATRLVSKGKPVSQDEIIGEFGAPPADLELPEWIHDWRETNALPGARRPAPHVWA
- a CDS encoding putative quinol monooxygenase encodes the protein MSAPIDLQATFIPNDGEFFRVKLALEIAIDEVVNEPGCLRYELTEASEDKLVLTEQWASQEDLDRHAKGTALQDLNESLSALLAEPVKLEKL
- a CDS encoding VOC family protein, yielding MAGGVVHFELPADDENRAREFYSSVFGWGFQVMPEMEYSLAMTTPMNEEGRPAVSGSINGGLFRRGDLTAPVVTVDVDDIDAALEQIVALGGSVHRGKMEVPGSGWNAYFKDTEGNVVGLWQNAAPAPETAGEAAGNDLGA